In the Methanosphaera stadtmanae DSM 3091 genome, CTATTGGTACTCCCAGTCCTATTGGGAACCATCCTAGATATACTGAGAATATTATTAATATAACAAGTCCTATCCAAAATGATGGTGCTGATTGTAGTATGTAACAGTATACTTTAATTACTTTATCAATCCATGTATTCTTATTTTTTCCAGCAAGTATTCCTAGTCCGAAACCTAACACACCACTAATTATCCATGATGTAGCCATTAATGTAATTGATGCTGTGAATTTTTCCATAATTACTTGTGTTACAGGTATACGGTATATTAATGAAACACCAAGATCTCCATGAACTAAATTTAATAACCAACCAGTAATCTTTGTTGTTAATGGTTGATTTACTCCCCAGTACTGTTCAAGTACTGCTCTTTGAGCAGCCGATACTGGAGTTTGTTTTAAATATGCATTTACTGGATCTATTGGTGATAATTCTAGAAGTACAAAACTGAATATTGCAACAGCAATCATTAATAAAATAAAATGAATTGTTTTATTTCTTATAAAATTCATTGTTTTTGTATTCAATTTAATTAATCTCCTATTATAGATGTTATAAAATATGATGTTTTAAAATTTATAAAAAAGAAAAAGAGGGGAATTAATAACTAAATACTATGCAGTTGTGTTTTCACGTGTCCAATCACATATATTAGCAAGATAATCTTGACCCATCATTGGTTCTTTACCCATATTAATTCCATCTTTTACAAAATAACAATAATTATAGTCAGCAACCCATAACCATGGTGCATCACCTTTTGGTCCAAATCCACCATTTCCTGTATATGCTGCTTTAGCCCATAAATTATTTGATTCATTTTGATTTGTGGAACTTAGAGCTTCCTCTAATATAGCATCAACTTCAGAACTATTATATGCATTTGGATTCATATAATCATCTTCTGTGAAGTTTTCCTTACTATGATATTGTTGATATACTGTACGATATGGATTATCTGAGGATTGTTGCATTAATGCAGCTTCACTATACATGTTTTGATAGATTGTATCCCAATCTGTTCCAACTAATTCAATGTTAATACCAAGTGGTTTTGCTTGTTCTGATATTACAGTTGCAAGTGATTGACGTGATTGATCCTTAGAACTATAATATAATTTAAATGATGCATTTTTACCATCTTTTTCTCTTATACCATCACCATTAGTATCAACCCATCCTGCTTGTTCTAATATATTTTTAGCTTCCTGAGGATTATTATCAGTTACTTTTGAATCATTATTTGCATAAACTTGTGAATCTACACCAGAATACTCTGCCTTACCATATCCTTTATATACTGAATTGATTATTGATGTTCTATCAATACCAATATTCAATGCTTCTCTAATAGCCTTATCTGCTGTTACATTGTTACCTACAGCATGACCATTATCTGTTGTAAGTCCAGTATTATTTAAATAAGGTAGTGATAAACCTTGTGCACGAGGACTTGTATAATTTATTAGTTCATATCCATCAACAGTTTGATTTAAGCTTGTAAATGGTGCTTGTACTACATCTGCTTGATGTGATTTAACAAGTTCAAAAGCTGTATCTTCTTCAGGGAAAAGTATTGTTAATTGTGTGAAATATGGTTTTTTACCATAATAATTATCATTAACCTCAAGTATTGCTTGTTGACCTTTATCCCATTGTTTTAATTTATAAGGTCCAGAACCTATAGGATTTGCCCCATATGTTTCATTATTATAACCTTCTTCTGGTACTATTCCAATGTATCTTAAATCATATACAAAGCTAGATTGAGCTTTCTTTAATTTAAATTCAACTGTTGTATCGTTTAATGCTTTAGCTTCTTCTAAATTAGACATATCTAATTGAGAGTTACTTTGTCTTGCTTCATTAAATGTGAATGCTACATCACTAGCTTTAAGAGAAGCATTATTTGAGAATTTTACATCATCTCTTATATTAACAGTCCATATGAGTCCATCAGAACTTGTTGTGTAATTTGTTGCTAAATCACCAACAAAATCTCCATTTTCATCAGATGTTAATAATGTGCTCTGTATTAAAGGATTAAAATTTAGATGGCCACAACCCCATCCTGTTAAAGGATTGAAACCTGTTTCAGGCTCACCTGCATGTCCCATCATTGTTACAACCAAATGTGTAGGATCATTTTTTTCTGCAGAACCTAAAATTGATGAGATTGCAACAATTGCTATTACTATAACAACACAGGCAAGTAACCCATATTTTATTTTTTTATTCATGTTTTTCACCATTGTTTTGTAATACTTCTTTTTATATAATAAATTAAATTAGTAATACTTTTTTATAAATTCATCATAATTGTATATATATTTTTAAATAACCAACTATTTAAAGTTAATGGAAAAGACTTCAATTAAAAAAATAACAATGTATTACTTTAGAATGAAAAAATTAATAAAAAGTAATACTTATGTACTCTTAAAAGAGAAAATTAATACAAAATCTATAAAATAAAACCATAAAGTAATACTTTAGATACATTTATATATTACTTAATTTTAAAATAAAACATAGTAATACTCAATATAATAAAAGTAATACTTTTTTCTGATTTATTATAAAAAAAGTAATACAGTGAAGAATTATGAATATAAAAATTACAGAACTTAAGGAAGAATATATTGAAAAATACAATATAAAAGAATTTTTATTTAACATGATAAAAACATGTTATAACATGGATTATATACCACAATACCATTATGATATAGTAAATCTAAAACAGTACTATATAAATTCAAGGAAAAACAATTTCTACATAGCAATAGATACAGATACAGACACACTTATTGGAACATCAGCAGTAAGAGAATATGATAAAGATTATAATATTAAAGGAAAAACATACACTCCTGATACAACAGCAAGTATCTACAGAGTATTTGTAAATTCAAAATATAGACATTGTAAAGTAGGAAGTAAATTAGTAAATAAAATAGAACAATTCTGTAAACAAACACAATACAACACAATATACCTACATACACAGAAAGATAGTTATGGAGCACTTCCATTTTGGATGCATAATAACTATAAAATTACATACAATACCCATGACTCACTGGGAACAATACATATGGAAAAAGTATTACAATAAAAAAAAATATTTTTTTCATTATTTTATTATTCTTAATTCTATTAAATAGAATTACTTAAATTAGGTCAACTACTCTTTTTAAAACATTTAATTAAATATATCTTTAAATAAAATAAATACACTATTAAATTTATAGAAATAAATATTCTACATATATATAGATTAGATATAATTAAAAGTAATACATCTAGAAAAAAATATGCTATAAATATCTCTAAAATATATTAAAAGTTAAGTAATTAAAAAAAATTAGTTTCTTTGTTAAGTTAATTATTTTATATATTAAAAAAAAAATAGATTCTTTTATTATTAGATTTTAAAGGCCGGCAACTTTCTGAAATTCCCATAGACTTACCATCTATAGTACCAAACAAAACGTGGATAGACTTTATTACTGAGATCGAGACGAGTTCAGATGTGACCCTATCGCTATGGTCGCCGTACCAAAAATAATTGATGAAAAAAGGAGAATGAATAATCAAAAAACAGAAAATGTACTAATAATCCAGTAGCAATAATAAATAAATCCAAATTACTGAATACACCTAACTAGAATAAGTAGAAAAATAGTAATCATAAAACATTCAAAAAGAAACTTTTTATTAGAATATTTGCTAAAATAAATAGTATAAAATAAACTAATATATATTTTACTCTTCTTTGAATAGAAAAAAAAAACTAAAATCAAAGCCTAATAAAATGTTTACATAAAAATTATTTTATGTGAAATGAAATTGTATTAAAATCGGGTGTTGGAAATTGCGGACTTAACAACTCGAAAACAAAGAATCTCGAAGCTTACATCCCAATCCCATCAAACAAGTCTTCTACTCATACCCTAAAAAAGCTGCTTATTTTCACGGAATACCTCAGGCTTAGATGCTTTCAGCCTTTATTATCATAGTGCGTAGCTGCCCAGCGATGCCTTATCAGACAACTGGTAGACCAGAGACACCGACGGCTCGTTCCTCTCGTACTGGAACCACCTTCCGCTCAAGCAACAAAACACTTCTATTAGATAGCAACCAACCTGTCTCACGACGGTCTAAACCCAGCTCACGTTCCCCTTTAATGGGCGAACAGCCCCACCCTTGGGTGCTGCTGCACACCCAGGATGGAAAGAACCGACATCGAAGTAGCAAGCCGCAGGGTCGATATGGGCTCTTGCCTGCGACCACCCAGTTATCCCCGAGGTAGTTTTTCTGTCATCTCAAGCCCCCATCGACGAGGACATTGAGGTTCGTTAGGCCCGGCTTTCGCCTCTGAATTTCTTACTGTTCGAAATACAGTCAGGCTGGCTTATGCCCTTACACTCTACAGTGGATCTCTGTCCCACTTGAACCAACCTTTGGGCGCGTTTGATATCTTTTCAAACGCGTACCGCCCCAGCCGAACTGCCCATCTACCAATGTCCATAACCTAAAAAAATAGCTATGTTAGAAACACAGTCACAAGAAAGTAGTGTCTCATGAATGACTCAGATATGCCTGACGACATACCGTCGAAGTCTCCTACTTACGCTGCATACTTGCAACCAAGCCTCAATAGCAGACTGCAGTAAAACTCTACGGGGTCTTCGCTTCCCAATAGAAGTCTCTGGCTTGTGCACCAGAATAGCAGGTTCACTAGGTTCCAGCTAGGGACAGTGGAGATTTCGTTCTACCATTCATGCAGGCCGGTACTTGTCCGGCAAGGCATTTCGCTACCTTAAGAGGGTTATAGTTACCCCCGCCGTTTACTGGCGCTTCACCAGGTTGAACCCCAGCTTCACGTGCCAGCACTGGGCAGGTGTCGCCCCCAGTACACACCCTTACGGGCTAGCTGGGAGCTATGTTTTTATTAAACAGTCGAACCTCCCTAGTCACTGCGACCAGCTACTACACGTAGCTGGCACTCCTTATCCCAAAGTTACGGAGCTAAATTGCCGAATTCCCTTAGCTGGTTTACCCTAACACGCCTAAGTCTACTAAACTAGGGGCACCTGTGTCGGATCTCGGTACGGAAACACAATCAAATAAATGGATATTTTCTTTTCAAGGACTCCATGAATCAACCAGATAATCTCTCAAAAAAACGAGAGACTCAATCATAAATACACCAAGTTCTCACTATTACAGTTCTCCCTTAGCTTCTAAAATTTGAATAAGACGACAATCTTACAAGGCATATCACGAAGTGTCAAAAATATCCAACATAAACGTTGCCGTGTAAATTGTGTTGGACAGGAATATTAACCTGTTTCCCTTTCGAATAACTGGAATTACCGTTACCCTTAGGACCGCCTAACCCTTGGCTGACGAACATTGCCAAGGAACCCTAGCCCCTTCGGCGATAAAGATTCACACTTTACTTTGCTGCTACTACTACCAGGATCCACATTCCTGCAAGATCCACTGGAATTCACACCCCAGCTTCAAATCCAACAGGACGCCTATCTACGAAATCATATACAAAAGTATATGTTCATTGGTATCGGTGGCCGACTTAACCCCTTCCATTTTAGATGCCATTAACCTCGATGGGTGATCTGTTACGAACTCGTTAAAGGGTGGCTGCTTCTAAGCCCACCTCCCCACTGTCTAGGGCTAATGACTCCCTTAAACTAATCCGGCACTTGGGGACCTTAACCAAAGTCTGAGTTGTTTCTCTTTCGGGACACAGGCTTACCCCACGCCCCTCGATCCGATCTTCTACGATGCTAGCAAGTTTGGAGTTTTACAGAATGCCGAGTAGTTTCCCACCCTAAACACTCAATCAGTGCTCTACCTTGCCAGCTATCTCCAATCAGTCTAGCCTTGGAGCTATTTCGATAGGAACCAGCTGTCACCGATCTTGATTGACCTTTCACCACTAACCGCAAGTCATAAGAGTGTTTTGCAGAACAACAACTCTGCGAACCTCCATCACTCGTATGAGCGATTTCATCCTGCTCACGGATAGATCGACCGGCTTCGGGTTTTAAAGCTGTGACTGTGACATTTTATAATCAGAAGACCACACAAGAAGTTACGTCTTACTCGGTTTCCCTGCGACTACAAAGCTTAAGCTTTTTAGCCTCGCCACAACTACAAACTCCCTGGCTCGTGTTTCAAGACGAATGACACAACACTAGTCAAAGACAAAGAATTTCAAGTGTTGCCAGAAGAAATTCAATGAATTATCATTCCTTTCATGCCATGCCAGGCTGTCACCATCTGGTTTCAGGTACTTTTCACCCCCTAATAAAAGGGTTCTTTTCAGCGTTCCCTCGCGGTACTAAATACACTATCGGTCTTGAGTAATGTTTAGAATTGGAAGTCGATGCCTCCCTATAATTTGATTCACGCCCAATTTCCAATGAACGCTACTCAAGAATTCAAAAAAAATGACCAAATTACCCCAAAGTCTACGGGACTATCACCCTCTACGGTTAAAGTATTCCAACAATAATTAAACAAGGATAATAACAGGCCACCATAAATATTTTGAATCTTAACAACACCACATCTCCCTATTAATTTCTAGTAGGGATTCAGTTTGTCCTATACCGTTTTCGCTCGACGTTACTAACGGCATCACAATTGTTTTCTCTTCCTCCACCTACTAAGATGTTTCAATTCAGTGGGTTCCCAATCCACAAATGTGGATCATTACTCGGTAAAGAGTAATAAGAATCTCATTTGGCAATCCCAGGTTCAATGAATGCATGCTTCTCGCCCAGGCTTATCGCAGCTTGCCACGACCTTCATAAGTTAATCTCAAGCCTAGCCATCCCCCAGATGGCATAAAAAGAAAAAAAATTTTTTATTATACAAAATTTCACCATTTTATACAGTGTTCTTTTTTTTCCTATTATATATAGTGACAAAAATAATATTGTCTGTAGTAGATTTAAAACAAATCAAACAAAGCAAAAAATATATATAAGCAAATCTTATTAAAACGTATTAATACTATTATATTATTTAAGTAAACCATAGAATTACTATTCTATTATATTATTACACAAACATCTAACAAACCAATTGAATAAATTAATAATACTCAAAAATCAATACAAATTGTATGGACTTATTTTTTTTCTAATCTACTCTAGTTAGTTAGTGCCAGTAATGAACATACTATTAGTTTTAATGCTTATACTGGATAGTACATATGATCGATGATTATTCTTCTAAATACTCCATAAATGGAATATCATTTAATTTCATCTCTTCACTTATCATCTGTTAAAATGTAAGCTGCACCTATAAGACAAACAATTACATGTTTGTAAATGGACCCACCGGGATTTGAACCCGGGGCCTCCGGCTTGCAAAGCCGGCGCTCTCCCAGTCTGAGCTACGGGCCCATATGATGAATATGAAAAAATAACTTATTAAAATTCATATAATAGTGTATGTACACAAATTTTGGATATGAAATTATTATCCTTTATTATAAATTTATATGTTAGGAGGTGATCCAGCCGCAGGTTCCCCTACGGCTACCTTGTTACGACTTCACCCTCCTCAAAAAACCTAGATTCGACAATA is a window encoding:
- a CDS encoding ABC transporter permease, whose product is MNFIRNKTIHFILLMIAVAIFSFVLLELSPIDPVNAYLKQTPVSAAQRAVLEQYWGVNQPLTTKITGWLLNLVHGDLGVSLIYRIPVTQVIMEKFTASITLMATSWIISGVLGFGLGILAGKNKNTWIDKVIKVYCYILQSAPSFWIGLVILIIFSVYLGWFPIGLGVPIGTVESNVTIWQWISRMTLPIMTLSLVGVAPIALYTRNELVEVLSSDYILFAKARGESGWPLIERQAIRNILLPALTLQFLSFSELFGGAVLVEQVFSYPGIVGQTAVAAGLQSDVPLLLGIVLVSAVFVFVGNMLADILYYFVDPRIKENESIEK
- a CDS encoding ABC transporter substrate-binding protein, producing the protein MNKKIKYGLLACVVIVIAIVAISSILGSAEKNDPTHLVVTMMGHAGEPETGFNPLTGWGCGHLNFNPLIQSTLLTSDENGDFVGDLATNYTTSSDGLIWTVNIRDDVKFSNNASLKASDVAFTFNEARQSNSQLDMSNLEEAKALNDTTVEFKLKKAQSSFVYDLRYIGIVPEEGYNNETYGANPIGSGPYKLKQWDKGQQAILEVNDNYYGKKPYFTQLTILFPEEDTAFELVKSHQADVVQAPFTSLNQTVDGYELINYTSPRAQGLSLPYLNNTGLTTDNGHAVGNNVTADKAIREALNIGIDRTSIINSVYKGYGKAEYSGVDSQVYANNDSKVTDNNPQEAKNILEQAGWVDTNGDGIREKDGKNASFKLYYSSKDQSRQSLATVISEQAKPLGINIELVGTDWDTIYQNMYSEAALMQQSSDNPYRTVYQQYHSKENFTEDDYMNPNAYNSSEVDAILEEALSSTNQNESNNLWAKAAYTGNGGFGPKGDAPWLWVADYNYCYFVKDGINMGKEPMMGQDYLANICDWTRENTTA
- a CDS encoding GNAT family N-acetyltransferase codes for the protein MNIKITELKEEYIEKYNIKEFLFNMIKTCYNMDYIPQYHYDIVNLKQYYINSRKNNFYIAIDTDTDTLIGTSAVREYDKDYNIKGKTYTPDTTASIYRVFVNSKYRHCKVGSKLVNKIEQFCKQTQYNTIYLHTQKDSYGALPFWMHNNYKITYNTHDSLGTIHMEKVLQ